TTGTACGGTTGTAGTACTGAATAGGTTCTTAGGAATCCTATATATGGGTTGCGCACGCGCAGCCATCGGAGGAGGCgttgaaatacttaaaatagttatttacagTTATAGCGCCCAGGATATATCGATAGCAAGGGCTGCGCTGTCTAACATGGTGGGGGGTATGGGGTACTTCTATGGCGCGAGCAGGGTGCAGTCCAAGTACACCAGGGAACCGGTCCCGTACTGGAGAGCTGCGCTTCATACGGCTGTACCCAGCAGGTTAGAGGGTtacctattatatatagatgagGTGTATAGGATCgccattttaatttctttcaagATTCTCCTAAATTCTGAACACAGaatattaaaaggaaaaaaaaatcgaccCCGTATATTTTGAGGGTAGTTATAGTTTTCGTCATCAGCCtgtcggagcccactgctgagcaaaggcctcctcccacatggagaaggttagagcattaatcaccacgcttgctcaggacgggttggcgatttcaatcttataatttcaaattataagtccaggtttcctcgcgatgttttccttcaccgtccgtcagttgTGTCTGAATACTCTTAGATAGTACATATGACGTGAAAGAGGCGGACCTTTCACCTACGGTACATATAGGTCCATCTTATCACCAGATCGTTCTTCCCGCGCGGGTTCCTGTGGGATGAGGGTTTCCACTTGCTGCTGGTGTCGTGGTGGTCGGCTGACCTGGCCCTGGACGTGGCCGCTCACTGGCTGGACCTCATCAACGTGGAGGGTTGGATACCGCGGGAACAGATACTAGGTTTGACCTTCATATGACCTTTAACAGCAGCTCACTGGGTTACGATTGAATTGTCTTCCAAATTTAATCAAGCTTGAGATTGATATATCGTAAAGGGACGCTTCTTGTCATAAGTCCTGTTAAAGCCTTGTTATATATACCCAGGAGTCGAGGCGTTGGCGAGGGTGCCCAAGGAGTTCGTGGTGCAGCACAATTCTGCTGCAAACCCTCCAATGCTGCTGCTGTCTCTGGCCAGGCTGGTGAGGTCCAGGCCGCATCTGTTCACCGAGACGCCCTACAGACAGACCTTGGACAGAATGTTCCCCAGGCTGCAGGTGAGAGgaaaacagattatatatacgtatacagGGAAAATGAGCTGATGAGATGTTCCTGGGGGAGATGAGGGGGTAGAGGTACCAGGATGGAAGATATAGCCAAGAGTGATTTAGTTGTGGTGAATTTTGGGGGTGGTGCATCACATTCAGGAAGATTCTGGATAAATTTAGTTCTAGAGGACGGTTCTTGAAAAATGTCATGCAGAGTACAACAGCTGTTGAGAAATTGGCAGGAATTATAGGTTTCGGGGTATTTTTGATAGTTTTGACGAATTTCTGTACGTTTGGGCTGCTTTTGTGTTGTCCTTCATTAATAATGCGTAAGCCAGCCTTTTTGTGTTGTCCTTCATTAATAATGCGTAAGCCAGCCTTTTACATGTCACACATAGGACTGATCTGGTCTCAGACTCCCTGCTTCTCTGTAACATACATAACTCTACCAAGTTATACTTACTTTTCGCCCGTCTTTCATCATTCGTTTACGTTCAAACACACAAAGATGTTATCAATTGTtcgtaattaaaagtattgatCCAGGTGTCTGGTTTTGTGAACCTAAAATTTCCAGCTGTTGACCAATTATCGTATCTCCAGGCGTGGTACCAGTGGTTCCTGACGACCCAGAAGGGAGACGAGCCCACCACGTACAGGTGGCGCGGCCGGGAGGATGACGGGTTCCAGCTCAACCCGAAGACCTTGACGTCTGGACTCGACGATTACCCCAGGTGGAGTGATATACAATATAAGGAACATACATATGACATAAATctgttaataaaagttaagttTTTAGACAGAtagcatttaatataataaaaaaaaattaacagtgCGCGGAGTTACTTGCAAGTTGATGGCTGTTATGGCACTATGAGGGGCCATCCATAAAGTACGTGACACGAATTTTGGAACTTTTAACCTCCCCCCCGTCCTTGTTACAGGTTGTCACATTTTTAACACCCCCCCTGTCCTGGTGTGACGTCACATgtctgtatattaaaaaaatcgaaaaaactgctattttaattttctactcattttcattttacatcCCAACTTCGCGttttggtattttaaattttaatatgtgacgtcacaaaacCATTGACCCCCACGCCTCTTGTCACACAATGTCACAGCTCGCTGATGCCCTCCCTCCCCGTTGACGTGTGACGTACTTTATGGATGGCCGCTTATACTTTTATACCGGTATAGTCTTTAAAACCTTCAAATTCCTGCAGATCTGCCATCAGGTCGATGGAGATCTAAGCTTTACCCAGTTTATGCTACAAAAAACTGGGTCAAATATCAAAACCCTCACCTCCACCTCCAGGGCGTCTCATCCCAGCAGTATCGAGCGCCACGTGGATCTCCGCTGCTGGATGTACGCTGCCGCGGATGCTATGGCGGTCATAGCGCGCGCCCTGGACCGGGATACTGACAAGTGAGATCGGCACTCATCATTGTGACCTCACTCAATGTTAAAATGTCACCCATCATCACTGTATGTCCCCAGGTTCGAGGATATGAAGGAGCAGCTGGGTAACGAAGACCTGCTGAACGAGTTGCACTGGTCGCCGCACACGCAGACATACGCCGACTACGGTGTGTGTACTAGTTACGTTACATATACAAGTGCTGAAACGATTTTGATGGAACTCTCCCAGAGAGCCGGCTGGACATCATGATGACATACAGTTTATAACGGGAACACGTCGCTAGACTGGTATAGTGTAGGGAGACACGTGAcacacactatatatatatatatatatatgtttttatgttgGCAAACGAGTAGACGGTCTACTTGGTAGACAGTAGCCACCGTCGCCCAcggacatccgcaacagagatgttgcgTATGCCAACCTTGGTTTTTTTAGGAATAGGATGGGGTGGGAAAGAGGAAATGAGGGGAAAAGGTGGTTATAGAGAAAGGGCAACTGTCTCTCTCACTCAttggacgaaacgcagccagtAAAGGccacttcacgccgatcttcacatgtatattatattgacagATAATTTTTCGCTGTAAAGCCGGACGAAGTCGCaagcaaaaactagtattaaaTCAATACTGTGCACATGTCTGAGGTCCCAGGTGTTCGTGTTGCAGGTCTACACACGGACGGCGTGAGGTTCGTCCGCCAGCAGGCCAGGGACCCGCAGGAGGGAGCCAGGGTCGTGAGGAGCGTCACGATAGCGCCGCAGCCGAGGCTGGTGACGTCCGCATTcggtaaacattatatatataaaatctatgaaAGAAGTGGCCTAATGCTCTTTTAATCAGCTATCTGCCAACACAAGTCCCATTAGATACAGTCCAGCTTTTTCAGATATCTGGTACAAatagacagacaaaaattaataatatacatatatatgtgttatattCTTGTAGGGTACGTGTCACTATTCCCCATGCTGATGAAAGTTCTCAAACCCGAGAGCGACAAGCTGGGGAATATCCTGGAAATGCTGGACAAGCCCGACCTGCTGTGGTCTCCGTACGGCCTGAGGTCAGACATACACTCCATGACCGAGcgatgaaaaataatacatcatATTTAGAGTTGGATAAATAAACTAGATGAAGggaaatgtttgtatatatgtgtgttcCCTACATAGAGAGGACATTGGATATATTGTAGTAAATCTTTTCCATGTCtccaaaacaaaatacattaaaactgGTCTTCGCTGAAGTTTGTAATATACATAGCtaccaatataaaatacaataagtgTTTgtcatttaacattatatctaCTGAACATaattacatagaaatatatatatatatatatatatatatatatatatatgtaaaggtGAATAGTGCTCAAATCCCCCAGATCTCTATCCAAGCTGTCTCCGCTGTACATGAAGAGGAACACTGAGCATGACCCCCCGTACTGGCGGGGTCAAGTGTGGATCAACATCAACTACCTGGCCATATCAGCCCTCCACCACTACTCGGTCTCCGGGGGACCACACGCTGCGAGGGCGAAGTCCCTGCACCAGAGGCTGAGAGATAATGTAGTCAGTGAGTACACGGAGAGATGACTGTTCTTGATTCCTTATGATTTAGATGAAGCTCAAGGTCTTAGCTGGTTTCCAATCCATAACCTGTGAGTTCTGGAAGGCAGAGAGTGTACTAAAATATCTGTTcctaattattttgttatatatgagagatattatttaaaaatctttgctAGGTAATATACTGTCGGAGTACAAAAGAACTGGTTACCTCTGGGAGCAGTACTCGGGTGAGGATGGCAAGGGCAGTGGGTGTAGACCGTTCACAGGGTGGACGGCGTTGGTCGTGCTGTTGATGGCTGATGAGTACTAGAGGACCTCGGGGCCTTAGGGGCCATCCGACAGCCATAAGGCCCCCGGAGGACACTTAGAGGGGGCCCGGAGATAAGGCTTGTGCGTAACACTACTGTGTTGTGGTATATTGTGTTAATTCATAAGTTTGTATCATATTCTGTATATGTTGGTCATATGtagcaaattatatatacatatatatatattatagtaaatttatttgaacatgTGTTTAGGACTTTATAGAGTCAAAGTGACTTGAAGTTCTGGGGTTATCAAATACcaggtgtgtgtgtgtgaatgtgtgtatatgtgtgttCTTCCTCTGTCATAGCTACACTAACATCCTGTCCACACACCCCCGGTGTTCGTTAACCCCACAGTTTCGGGTGTTCGGTGAGGCCACGTGTACAGCCCTGTGTATGTCAGCCGTGATAGTCTGACAACATCAGGTAATGTTGCAGACAtcccacaattttttttctggcAGCTGATTTCTGCCTGTTATAGAGTTTTATAACACATTTGGCTGACCCAGCACCAGGAGGACATTTTTCCAGctcttaatgtatatatagtttagAGTTTAGAACATAACACGCCATTCTATGTGAATGCGGGGTGGTGGGTTGCATATCCTAGGATTTAGAATACGCTGGTTGCATCAGAAATCGAACCCAGGAACTATGCTCTTACTTCAAGACGCTAAGGAGATTTTACTTACGTCATTTTTGTTCCGTATACTTCAGGTGAAGGTAGATGTAAAATCATAGTATCATGACCTTTGTTTCATTGAGCCTATGACGTCATAGCTTGTATCTGTGACGTCACCGGCATTTGTATGTGACGTCACAACCTTACTATCGTACGAATTCAGCTGGCGATTGGCTTAGATTACATCGAAGTTTCCAGTTCTGTCATCTTCATCGTCGCGAGAGTctgcagactcgtcgtggtcatcacgtatcagtgatccTTATACATGATGACTGTCAtgggaagatagttgcagtggtttccccttgACTTCTGCAACAGCACTTTTTTGGGGCTATTTAGATCCCAAGGCTTGCTGTAGCCTGTTCCAGCCAGTGGTGTCCAactactcttagaaagtacatatgactcggaaatacacattggtacttgccaggtttcgaacccgcgccctcacgtgagagaggcgggccttaacctccaggccaccacgaccaGTTACTTCAAACACCTACGTCATATACCAAACTGTCAGGTGGAAgtgttatgaatataataaaaaaactatcgtAGTTATAAGTAAGGTAGTCTCTAAACTATTTAGCGGTAGTTTCAAAGCGCACAATTACGTGTTAGATGTTATTTGTCAGTCGCTGTAGAAATAAGGAAGGTTTCATTGTGCTTACTCAGAGTTTGTGTTATCACACGACATACTTAGCGTTTTCCGTctctcattcaataacctgTATTAACGCCATATTTGAAGTTAAACTTAGTTTAACTTCCACCAAGGTTGCGTTACACGCTCTGGGTGGGGATAAAAGAGACAGAGCGAGAGGGAATGTCAATTGCgacttgtaagtaatgttaataaagttcgTCTTAAAGGAACACTAGAGATTCCTTAAAGATCAATTCCTACTCCTTCCTGTTCTCATTCCAACATTAGGAAGTTCCGCTTCTTCCGCGCGGATTGTTCCCAcgcacaataaaatttttctgacGTTGTGGTAACGGTTAGCCGCTTGTCTTCGACCCCAGCGGGATGTCGGTGGGGTATGCTGGTGTCCCCGGGATAGCGGAACTACCCGCTAAAGTCCCACGACAACCCCTCAGCAAATCTCCAGCGGAATCAATCCAtttgctataatatttttacagttgTTACTAGGGCTGTTGGTTACATATAGTAACGAATGTATTACGACTGTgccaatatataataagatataattcTTCTCCAGCCTTCATTGTTACCGTCATATTCTTCACGATCAGTATGCAAAGTTTGTCAATTGTTCTtgttaatacatacatatatatatatataactatagttaaattaaaatattctctagTTAAGATCAGCTCTCGTTTGGATGTAGATAGACTTAgtaaggttaattttacaaattatcgTTCTTCAATAGTACATAAGATTTTCAAGACCAGTCGCGTTATAAACTACAactattgatatttttgtcaGGGTCAGGTGGGGTgatgggggggggggggggtagCGTAACAagacacaacacacacacacacacacaagaCACATTCACCCAGTGACAATACTCTACATTCTAAAAGTATGATATCTATAATTACCGCGTGTGTTAAGTATTTGTCaggcaaaaattttaagttgtcTGTTTGGTTGCAAACACTCGGATAACTgggtatttttttcattggcTTTTATTGCATGCACCCGCTGTTCAGGGACAAGTGTAGTAATGGATCAGTCTCAGGAGTTTTCATAGTTTCTAGTCAGAGGTCAAGCCGAGCTTTAGGCAGCTTCTGTCGCTGGTTTTGATCTGGTTTTGATTTTGATCCAATTTTTGTTCAATTTTTCTTTGTGCAGTTGGCCACGTGTGGGCTGGCAGTGAAAGAATTGTTATATCTGTGGCCAAAGCAGTTTCAAGTAGTTCAAGAGACGCATGTGATGAATGGCCATGACCAGTACCGGCCGTTCGTCACCCAGACCTGGTATGAGGACTTTCTCATAATAGTTTTTGAACAGCCCTGCCAGGATATTCTTTTTCCGGTGTTGCCTTCCATTGTTCCCGGATGTTCTTACCATTGAAAATGATTAGAGGTGGTGGTCGGCCACCTGCAGTATTAGCTGCTAGCACCAAAGTCGTATTTTCCGTTCCAGATGTGCTGATAACTCTGGATGAGCTTTCACTTCTTTCTCCTATTATCCTGGATTTTTACGGGTCGATACTGACACTGCTTTCTCCAAATTCCATATTTGTTTGGGCTTGTCTTCTAACTTTAGCTCCGCCAGAACTTTTTTAAAAGCCCAAAATTTCCATGGATGATGAAGAGATCTGTGGCATCTTTTTCATACTCCACCGGTTCTGGCATTCGAATTCACAAATTATGTCGTTTTTGATATGATGGACCAGTCTTCCCCTGGTGTGCCTCCCTTAAATGGGGGTTTCGATTTTATTTCCGTCAACACTCGCCTACTAGCTATATAATTTCCTGTCGGCTAAAACCAAAGCCACATTTAGCCAATGTTTTAACAGATGTTGCCAATATTCCTTCCACATTCTCGGGAAGTACAGTTCTGCGTCcgtcaacattttttttaagctcCTCGAGTTCCCTCATTTCGGTAATGCAACGTGGCAAATAAAATTCCGTACAGAACGGACGCCTTATGTATGGTAAGCGTATCAGACTTTATTTCATCAAGAGctcattgtaatttttgttcaGAGTATTCGGATCGACCATTCTTTTCGACATAACTTCGCACCTTAGATAGAAAGGGCTAATTGTAAGAAAACGTCACATTTGCCCCTTGCCACGTCATTAGAATTATtgcactaatattttttaagaggTAAATGCAGCAATAGCCgtaaaaaaacaatcttcACCAATCAAGTAAATATTCGCATTCAGTAATTCCCAACGCACAAtatcattacaataataaaaataaattcaaaaacttatgttttttttcttcaagaTGACAACCCATTGATAGGGGCGTGCACAGAGATTTGGGGGAGGTTAAGTAgactatgtttaaaaaaaaaatacgatttttcatcataatttcctCCTCTAGAACTTTGATAGTAACAGCAGTCTGATTAGAACTaacatctgtatatttttaaatctatcaCCTACCTCTGAGCGACGAAACCTTAAAACGATTACGATCTGTTCAGCACCgctttaatagttatttaaatcggaatatccaGCGGAGAGccaaacattcttattattattatttgaaaacaacaaacaaggaagacaaaataacttatttgtgtgtacacaacctgctagctcattaaaaactaacataatactttttattaaaactagtaACATACCTTTTTTTGAGTTCAATCTACACTGATGACACACATTccctttgtatttttttcattttatcatcAAACGACGACATTGAAGATGTgctcgtaattaatttcgttaaacacACACCAGTAGGTGCAAGGCTCACAGAcataattttccataattcgttaataaattcactAACTAGctcattaaaacttattcactcgcgcttagaaagacaataataacaaaattacgaCAAAAATAGTTGAGCGGTATACCGACAAATTGAAGTCTCTTCTCATTTGACGGTTTCTATGACTTTTTAAACGAGTAGCGTTAAGGGAGCAGAGGCTCTCGAACGCTAACACATGCATAGTTTTTGCACACAGCatccaaatattttcttatacaacACGAGATTTGTAGATCGTCCTTGAGAATTTTTGTGTGGAAAATAAGCACCGAGTAGTTATGCCTACCTCCGCTCTGGCTGCATAGCGGCGCTAGCAGTTAGCAGCGGCCGATCGTGAATCAAATGTCATTTTGAATGTCTGTAAACATTTGTACTTCGTAACGtatgattaaaagtatgtaagtaagaattaTACAATATAGGTTTAGTTATATGGTTAGGGTAAgcagtgcttatttgcatcAACGGTGTGCGCGCCACTGCGGATAGACGGTTAGGTTAACAAAGTGTGTAACGCGGCATTTGCATTACTCAAATAATGACTTTTCATTAACTCACCAATCTGTCAAGCTGACGAGGAATTGTTCAAAAAGTACCTTATACATATACCAGACACCAGTATCCTTTAGTAGTTAAGGCGTAAGCACACCCTATCACTTATACCCCGTTATCGCAATTGCCCTACCTGACCTCCATTACTATGTTTACGGAGGAAATACAAGTATACATCATTtagcaattaataattatagaaaataatgacAAGATATCTGttcatatttttctcttaCATAAAAcggcaaataaatatttcaaatatgacgttgacagtgacatttaaaatGGCGTTTACCAACTTTTTGTTGTCAATTTGatgattaaattaagttaatttgtaaataaaacttgcgATGAtactgtattaattaatatatatatatatatatactttattttaaacacaaagaataaaataaacgttggctatctatttttttttttgtattataagttatattattatttttaaataaatattttaaaatgatctaCGAGCTGTTATTTGGTTTccaattaatgtttaataatatgataaatttctAACTATATTTTGGACATTATTGGTTTTACGAAcagtgaaataattatatatgtggtTAAATTCATTGCTGTTTATCGAAGAAAGCCGCAGCAAAGTTATAGATCTTTCTAGAACTGTAAAGTGACTTACTACAGTTATTTTCGCTTAAcagcaatttaaatttaaggtttAATATTGTATCCAATTCCacattagtattataatatattagttttatctcATCACTTAGGATtagttgtaattaattttttttgtatctgattaaagtaaattagaaaatgtttACATTCTGTGTGTAACGGAATGTAATACAAATgtcgatttaaattttttttcaatcttatatataaaagtaaagaaagttttgttacctatactatttataactcaagaactTCTGTAGAGATATGGTTGAAAATTGGCGGGAAGATGGCTCCAGGAGACGGACATaggatatttaattctgttcgatcgaaaaaaaaaatcttaataaattccaatatcTGGTTATTTACGGCCGCTAGGGCGGAATATAGTTCGCCCGGTcagctatacatatattactaaatCCGAAATAAAAGCAGACGA
This sequence is a window from Danaus plexippus chromosome 29 unlocalized genomic scaffold, MEX_DaPlex mxdp_36, whole genome shotgun sequence. Protein-coding genes within it:
- the LOC116776892 gene encoding mannosyl-oligosaccharide glucosidase, whose amino-acid sequence is MVKHRKTVQYKHANNESSSSSGASDTSIAGRAFHLLSVWKTGAGFICLAIAVYVGTLGYLETRVNTPLDEEKVVQETGLSVPERYWGTYRPGVYFGMKCREPRSPVFGMMWYELAAAAHKGIRHLCEQNDNLPTYGWLRHDGLNFGEQLISDPPHQIHTSFIKTPGGEHGGHWTARINITATGKSAPPLVLIWYAALDESLGSGSHSRLWAERGTLMGHTPALGRFRVHLVPHSGILIHSSLSEAHSAGLHLLKEKFYSLLRIEDQPYLGRLAVLGPDEEIADSDKEVNFVPIQMLVETPFVLDVVYTTEDLPTPPVRGDEYTKTMEKLKMGYDEEFERIFNLEKKGYSAQDISIARAALSNMVGGMGYFYGASRVQSKYTREPVPYWRAALHTAVPSRSFFPRGFLWDEGFHLLLVSWWSADLALDVAAHWLDLINVEGWIPREQILGVEALARVPKEFVVQHNSAANPPMLLLSLARLVRSRPHLFTETPYRQTLDRMFPRLQAWYQWFLTTQKGDEPTTYRWRGREDDGFQLNPKTLTSGLDDYPRASHPSSIERHVDLRCWMYAAADAMAVIARALDRDTDKFEDMKEQLGNEDLLNELHWSPHTQTYADYGLHTDGVRFVRQQARDPQEGARVVRSVTIAPQPRLVTSAFGYVSLFPMLMKVLKPESDKLGNILEMLDKPDLLWSPYGLRSLSKLSPLYMKRNTEHDPPYWRGQVWININYLAISALHHYSVSGGPHAARAKSLHQRLRDNVVSNILSEYKRTGYLWEQYSGEDGKGSGCRPFTGWTALVVLLMADEY